AGTTCCAAAGAGTTTTTTTAACGTTAATATATCTTAACATTAACATACGGAGGTTCATTATGGATATTCAGTTTTCTGCTCGTCATTTTAACGCATCGGCAGGTCTTCAGGACCGTATTCAGGAAGAAATGGATAAGTTGGCCAAATTTTACCCGAATATCACTAGCGCCTCTGTAATTCTTGACCACGAAGTTGAACACCAGCGTCATTGCGAAATTTCTGTCAACATCACAGGTTCCGTCATTGTCGCTTCTGCCGACGAAGAGAACATGGGCAAGGCAGTCGATGTCACGCTTGAACGTATCAAGGTCCAGCTCAAGAAGGCCAACGACAAGCAGAATGACCACAGATCTCAGCCGGTTTCTGAACTCACGTAATGGCTGATAGGTTGAACGACTTAAAGATCCTGCACCGAGAAAGATTCCCGGTGCGGGACTTTTTTATCCGCTACGGCAAAGATTTGCAGATGGTGCAGCATTGCCCCGATGAGGACATGCAGTCTTGCATCGAAGAAAGCGGAATCCACCGCCCTGGCCTAGCCATGGCAGGTTATACTAAAGTTTATAGTTCGCAGCAGATTCAGGTCATTGGACATACGGAATGGAATTATCTCGAATCCGTCGGTCCTGAAGCGCGTGCGAAAATTTTCGAGAACTTGTCCGTGTTCCGCGCCCCGATGTGGGTCGTGACTCATGCGCAGACCCCGCACGACGAACTTAGGAATATGTGCAACCGTTTGCACATTCCGCTGTTCTCGACAACACTCCATACGTTTGAATTTTTCAAGATTACCCAAAGGATTCTCGACGAGTTCTTTGCTCCGCACGCCATTATTCACGGAAGCCTCGTGGATGTGTATGGTGTGGGCATGCTTTACGTGGGCGAAAGCAACGTTGGCAAGTCCGAATGCGTGCTCGACCTTGTCGAAAGCGGGCACCGCATGGTGGCAGATGATGTTGTCCACATCAGCCATGTGGGCAAGTCGATTATTGGCCGCCCCGATCCCTTGATTCGTCATCACATGGAAATTCGCGGTGTGGGCATCTTGGATATTCGTTCGATGTTCGGTATCCACGCAATTCGCAAGGTGAAAAAAATCGAGATTATTGTCGAGCTGCAGCAGTGGCGCCAGGATGTCTCGTATGAGCGCACGGGCTTGAACGAGATTGAAGAGAACGTCATGGGCGTGAGTATCCCGAAGGTGGTGCTGCCTGTGGCGCCTGGCAAGAACATGACCGTGATTTCTGAAGTCATTGCGATGAATGCGCTTATGAAAATGAGCGGCCAGAACGTGGCGAAGGACTTCAACGAGTCCCTGATGCAGAAGATTAAGGCGAAGGCAAAGGGTGAATTCACCGATGATTTGCTAGATTTTAATCCGCAGAACTGGTCTTTCTATGAATAGTTTGCTGTTTAAAATCAAGAAAAATTTTGTAGCAAGTCTTATTTTTCTCGTTATCGTGGTCTCTTGTGGGCTGGCGGCTTATTATTACCATCCGTCTAGCCCTTACCACAAGCGCTATACGTTTGTCGTAAAGTACGAAACGATTGGTACGCTTTCTCCGGGGAACCTTGTGCGCGTCCGTGGTATTGCGATGGGCGAGATAGTTGATGTGGAACTTACGGACGAAGCGGTCTATGTCTCTGCACGCGTGCTTGCCGAAGCTAAGATTCCCGTGAATTCTGAATTCCGCCTCGTGACGGCTGGCCTCATGGGCGAACGCGAAATGAGCATCATCACCGGAAACTCGAGCAAACTTGTTGCCGACGGCGATACCGTAAGCGGCCTTTATGATGAGGGTACATCGGGAATTTCGAAAAATCTTGCCGCGGTGTTCAAGGATATTGGCGAAATCAAGCAAATGGTTACTGAATTTGCGGATTCGTTGACTGTGGGCGAGACTGGCAAGCGCATGGACCGTGTTGGCAAGAAGGTCAAGAAGCTAATCCGCGTGACCAATGCTGATATCCGCAAGTGGAAATCCCTAGTGGATGAAGTGCTCGACGGTTACCAGGCTGCGGGTGAAAATCTTGAACGCTCGCTTAAGGAACTTTCGGCTCGCGGCGGCGAAAGCGCTACAAAGGCAAACGAAACATTGGACCGCGTGCGTGCACTGTTGGACCGTGTTGAAGTTTCTAAGAACGAGGCGCTCGCCATTGTCACCAAGTTTGACGAAAGCGAAGGCTCGGCAAGAATGTTCCTCGATAAGTCTTCTAAGCTCCACAAAGACTTCGATTTGCTGCAAAAAGACTTCGATGCGTTGCTCAGCGGTGTCAAAAAAGACGGCCTCAAGCTCAACGTGGATATATTCTAGCCGGACAACTCCTTTTTTACCGACTTATCAACATTTTTTTTTGAAAAATAATATTTTAATTGTTCTTTTTTGTAAAAAAAAGATAATTTAAAGCGGTGCTTATCACAGTGTAACTCACAAAGAAGGAGTTTAATATGGCTGAGAAGAAACCCGTAAAGATGAGCGATGCTGATCTTAAGTTCTTTGAAGAAATGCTTTTGGAAAAGAGACGCGAGCTTGTGACCGCCCAGAGCGATTCCGAAAAGGCTAACGTATTTTTGGACCAGAAGAATCAGTCTGGCGACGGCGGCGATTCCGAAGGCGCAGATTCTGCAACGGACATCAACTCGCTTGAAACGAACCTTTCGCTGGCAGCCCGCGAAGGCAAGTACCTCGTTTATTTGGAAGAAGCTCTTAAGCGCATCAAGAATGGAACTTTTGGCGTTTGCAAGATTTGTGGACAGCTGATTCCGAAGGCGAGACTTATGGCCGTACCGACTGCAACCAAGTGCGTGAACTGCAAGGAAGAAACCAAGAAAAAGGAAATCCTTGACAACCGCATGGAAATGGCGAAGATGTTTGCTGAAGCCCAGCGCAAGGAAATGCTCCGCAAGGCCGCTGGCCGCTAATGTGTCATCCTGAGCGAAGTCGAAGGATCTATTGATTGTAGAACTTGTCAAGCCCGCCACCGAGCGGGAATCCCCCTTTGAACGAAAACGACCCGCATCGCGGGCCGTTTTTGCTTTATTCCGAAATTGCGCCAAAGAACGCGTCTGAAAGTGTGGCGCGGAATGCGTGAATCCTGTCGGCGTTCGGTTCGCGGTGCGGGTAGGTGAAGTTGCTGAGGAGAATGATGGCGCCTCCCTTGTCCGGGTCGGCGACGATGCTTGCACCCGTGAACCCGGTTTTACCGAACGCTTGCGGCGAGACCTTGGTTCCCATGAACTTAGGCGCATTCAGCTCCCAGCCGAGGGCGGTCTGTGCGCCGACGCTATCGGCAAGGGCGTTGTGGCTCACGATGTCCAAGATTCCGGCGGGGGCGATTTGCTTGTCCTCGAACTTGCCGTCCATCAGAATCATCTTCACGAACTTCAGAAGGTCGGGGACGCAACTGAACATGCCGGCACTCCCGACGGGGAAAAGCTTTTGCAGAACCCAAGCGCTTTCGTCGTGGACTTCACCCTGGATTTCTCGATGGCGAAATTCGCAAAGCTCGGTTGCGGCAATTTCTGATTTCGGGACGCGTGTGAGCGGGTTGTAGCCCGAACGCGTCATGCCGAGCGGCGTAAAGAATCGTTCGTTACCTTGTTCCTGCAAGTTCTTGCCTGTAAGCCTTTGCAACAAAATGCCGAGCAATACGCTTGCCGGGTTTCCGTAGTTGAAAATTGTTCCCGGAGCAGCACTGAACTGGTACGTGTAAAGGGCGTTCAGGATTCCTTCGGGCGAGAGCGTTCTGAGCGTCTTCATCGGCACTCGGTAATCGAGGCTGTGCGTGAGCAGGTGCGAAACGCAAATCTGGTCGCGGTAGTTTGTCTTGAGTTCCGGGATAAAGTCGATGACTTTGGCATCAATGGAGAGCTTGCCTTCGAGAATGTACGAGAGCGCAAGCGTCGAGGTGGGGCAGACCTTCGTGAGCGACGCAATGTCGAAAACAGTGTCTTCGGGGGTGTTGAGCGTAACGGTGTGGCTCGTGCCGTCTGGGAGCAAATAACCTACGACGGCCTTGTCAAAAATATCTTCGGATTCTGCTTTCTCTAAAAGTTTGGATAGTTTTTCGGAGATCTCCATTTTCGCCCCGGCAAATTTTGCCACAATAAAAAAAGGGCATCTCCTACGGTACGAACACTCGAAACTACTATTTTACAATGATAGCAGCGCCTCGGGGATTTGTTTTTCGCGTCGATGCGCGCCTAAACTGAACCACAAGAGCAACGAGCTGATTTATTCCTGTTAGATCGGGTGTAAAATCCGTGGGATGCCCACGTATAATATATGTTTCTTGATGGATAAAAACAAGGGAAAATCACAAAAAAAATCTCGGCAAAAATACCGAGATTTCGTAAGTGTATTAAATGTATCCGGATTGGCTTAAACTTGGTTGTCGGCTTTAGGGAGGCCCTCGTCCAATTGGAGCGAAAGTTCCCTAAGGTCCTTATCCAT
This is a stretch of genomic DNA from Fibrobacter sp. UBA4297. It encodes these proteins:
- the hpf gene encoding ribosome hibernation-promoting factor, HPF/YfiA family, which translates into the protein MDIQFSARHFNASAGLQDRIQEEMDKLAKFYPNITSASVILDHEVEHQRHCEISVNITGSVIVASADEENMGKAVDVTLERIKVQLKKANDKQNDHRSQPVSELT
- the hprK gene encoding HPr(Ser) kinase/phosphatase: MADRLNDLKILHRERFPVRDFFIRYGKDLQMVQHCPDEDMQSCIEESGIHRPGLAMAGYTKVYSSQQIQVIGHTEWNYLESVGPEARAKIFENLSVFRAPMWVVTHAQTPHDELRNMCNRLHIPLFSTTLHTFEFFKITQRILDEFFAPHAIIHGSLVDVYGVGMLYVGESNVGKSECVLDLVESGHRMVADDVVHISHVGKSIIGRPDPLIRHHMEIRGVGILDIRSMFGIHAIRKVKKIEIIVELQQWRQDVSYERTGLNEIEENVMGVSIPKVVLPVAPGKNMTVISEVIAMNALMKMSGQNVAKDFNESLMQKIKAKAKGEFTDDLLDFNPQNWSFYE
- a CDS encoding MlaD family protein, translated to MNSLLFKIKKNFVASLIFLVIVVSCGLAAYYYHPSSPYHKRYTFVVKYETIGTLSPGNLVRVRGIAMGEIVDVELTDEAVYVSARVLAEAKIPVNSEFRLVTAGLMGEREMSIITGNSSKLVADGDTVSGLYDEGTSGISKNLAAVFKDIGEIKQMVTEFADSLTVGETGKRMDRVGKKVKKLIRVTNADIRKWKSLVDEVLDGYQAAGENLERSLKELSARGGESATKANETLDRVRALLDRVEVSKNEALAIVTKFDESEGSARMFLDKSSKLHKDFDLLQKDFDALLSGVKKDGLKLNVDIF
- a CDS encoding TraR/DksA family transcriptional regulator encodes the protein MAEKKPVKMSDADLKFFEEMLLEKRRELVTAQSDSEKANVFLDQKNQSGDGGDSEGADSATDINSLETNLSLAAREGKYLVYLEEALKRIKNGTFGVCKICGQLIPKARLMAVPTATKCVNCKEETKKKEILDNRMEMAKMFAEAQRKEMLRKAAGR
- a CDS encoding serine hydrolase domain-containing protein — its product is MEISEKLSKLLEKAESEDIFDKAVVGYLLPDGTSHTVTLNTPEDTVFDIASLTKVCPTSTLALSYILEGKLSIDAKVIDFIPELKTNYRDQICVSHLLTHSLDYRVPMKTLRTLSPEGILNALYTYQFSAAPGTIFNYGNPASVLLGILLQRLTGKNLQEQGNERFFTPLGMTRSGYNPLTRVPKSEIAATELCEFRHREIQGEVHDESAWVLQKLFPVGSAGMFSCVPDLLKFVKMILMDGKFEDKQIAPAGILDIVSHNALADSVGAQTALGWELNAPKFMGTKVSPQAFGKTGFTGASIVADPDKGGAIILLSNFTYPHREPNADRIHAFRATLSDAFFGAISE